In one Verrucomicrobiia bacterium genomic region, the following are encoded:
- a CDS encoding YdcF family protein gives MTSADLYRLFLSLLQPVALAVVLVLAAAAFRRRAATCHLLLAGAFLVLMVCGNGWVADAFARSLESRHPNPDPVPEADCIVVLGGGTGAAIPPRTTVEVGEAGDRVLFAGHLFRIEKAPIVICTSGVATGGLATRPPAEDMAELLQAIGVPEEAILLETESANTREHAVNLAPILRERGFKRAILVTSALHMPRAVGVFKRYCPDLEWIPAPTDYRVVEQAEPLPWYREARAFVPSPGNLQLFSETAHEYLGMAYYRLRGWW, from the coding sequence ATGACCTCCGCCGATCTCTACCGTCTCTTTCTCAGTCTCCTCCAACCCGTGGCGCTCGCCGTCGTTCTCGTTCTCGCCGCCGCCGCCTTTCGCCGCCGCGCCGCCACCTGCCACCTTCTCCTCGCCGGCGCGTTCCTCGTCCTCATGGTCTGCGGCAACGGCTGGGTCGCCGATGCCTTCGCCCGCAGCCTCGAATCCCGCCATCCCAACCCTGACCCGGTCCCGGAAGCCGATTGCATCGTCGTCCTCGGCGGAGGCACCGGCGCCGCCATCCCCCCCCGCACCACCGTTGAAGTCGGCGAAGCCGGCGACCGCGTCCTCTTCGCCGGCCACCTCTTCCGCATCGAGAAGGCCCCGATCGTCATCTGCACCTCCGGCGTCGCCACCGGCGGACTCGCCACCCGTCCGCCCGCCGAGGACATGGCCGAACTCCTCCAGGCGATCGGTGTCCCGGAAGAGGCGATCCTCCTCGAAACCGAATCCGCCAACACCCGCGAACACGCCGTCAACCTGGCCCCGATCCTGCGCGAGCGCGGCTTCAAACGCGCCATCCTCGTCACCTCCGCCCTCCACATGCCCCGCGCCGTCGGCGTCTTCAAGCGGTACTGCCCCGACCTCGAATGGATCCCCGCCCCCACCGATTACCGCGTCGTCGAGCAAGCCGAACCCCTTCCCTGGTACCGCGAGGCCCGGGCCTTCGTGCCCTCCCCGGGCAACCTTCAGCTCTTCTCCGAAACCGCCCACGAATACCTGGGCATGGCCTACTACCGCCTCCGCGGCTGGTGGTGA